The following are from one region of the Trichocoleus sp. genome:
- a CDS encoding tetratricopeptide repeat protein produces the protein MLDQITAAFDRRDYKTVAQLLKEFRRQSPDSPWVKLYAGRLQEVAGNMATAEAAYRELLRETVIPKVALQARQGLQRLEEIEQAKRQQAVLEANHDPLNSVMGFLVLEAVSSEKKQQVAQKFAQVMKLDAYTARLLLPSRGWRLYRVGAIGELQMYGQALRAAEIPVFWVSLPAVQRIRLFRVQYFQSASPQPSVVCLNESDQMGAIGFDWSEVTNRVEGRLPIFEDVVDIDVRNRLIRKEQTQDYAQVYDLHLPQRNCILRFGDWSYQFQQGIVFDASQDGESIAQTTNRLNWNRLIGFLDDRLAQVPVWSDFMPFAESALDPLALTGDFQSHIDLFRKAPSRWDVAFQLYSSLVFEQGR, from the coding sequence ATGCTGGATCAAATTACTGCTGCCTTCGATCGTCGAGATTATAAAACCGTTGCCCAACTCTTAAAGGAATTCCGACGGCAGTCCCCGGATAGCCCTTGGGTCAAGCTTTATGCAGGACGATTGCAGGAAGTGGCTGGAAACATGGCGACAGCAGAAGCGGCTTATCGAGAGCTGTTGCGGGAGACGGTCATTCCTAAAGTGGCACTACAAGCGCGTCAGGGGCTACAGCGATTAGAGGAAATCGAGCAAGCAAAGCGGCAGCAGGCAGTTTTGGAGGCGAATCATGATCCACTGAATAGCGTGATGGGCTTTCTGGTTCTGGAGGCGGTGAGCAGTGAGAAAAAGCAGCAAGTTGCCCAAAAGTTTGCTCAGGTCATGAAGCTGGATGCTTACACCGCAAGATTGCTGCTGCCGAGTCGAGGCTGGCGGCTCTATCGGGTTGGGGCGATCGGGGAATTGCAGATGTATGGGCAGGCACTGCGAGCGGCTGAGATTCCAGTATTTTGGGTTTCTCTCCCTGCGGTGCAAAGGATTCGTTTGTTTCGAGTGCAGTACTTTCAGTCTGCTTCGCCACAGCCGTCCGTGGTCTGTCTCAATGAGTCGGATCAGATGGGCGCGATCGGCTTTGATTGGTCTGAGGTGACGAATCGGGTCGAAGGCAGATTACCGATTTTTGAAGATGTGGTCGATATTGATGTCCGAAATCGGCTGATCCGCAAAGAGCAGACCCAGGACTACGCCCAAGTTTACGATTTGCACCTGCCACAGCGGAACTGTATTCTCCGGTTTGGAGATTGGAGCTATCAATTTCAGCAAGGCATTGTGTTTGATGCCAGTCAGGATGGCGAATCAATTGCCCAAACGACCAATCGCCTCAACTGGAATCGTTTAATTGGCTTTCTCGACGATCGCCTGGCGCAGGTCCCAGTTTGGTCAGATTTCATGCCCTTTGCCGAGAGTGCGCTTGATCCACTCGCTTTAACGGGAGATTTTCAGTCTCATATTGACCTGTTTCGCAAAGCTCCGAGTCGATGGGATGTGGCGTTCCAGCTTTATAGCAGTTTAGTGTTTGAGCAGGGGCGCTAG
- a CDS encoding DUF2079 domain-containing protein: MKTWLHKHPQLSWVVGIAVLFWLVCCGLALQRYFNFYPTYVSFDQGIFNQVFWNNLHGQWFESSLSSTESIAVMQGDVPDVSYRRLGQHFTPALLLWLPFYALFPSPAGLAVLQVTLVTLAGFVLYALARHYHPPQLSAWIAISYYAAIAVLSPTVANFHDICQIPLYTFGLFWAFEKRRWWLLVVLAVLILLVREDSGILLFGIGVYLLASRRSLPIGLMLCLLSVGYVVAVTNWVMPLFSQDISQRFMIEQFGQFVDNQEASTLDVLWAIVRNPGRLFVELVTPFSETIRYLLGQWVPLAFIPVISPSAWILAGFPMAKTLLQQEHITALSLHLRYAMNLVPGLFYGTILWWADHPSWFQRDRFRQFWAICIGLSLFFTVTANPNRVLSFVIPDSFQPWVYVSPQRQQEHSQAIRSLLAQIPPDASVTATDHIVAHLSSRREVQRFPGIRLRNDDRKAIRVDYAIADLWYLQQYEPAFADYRDSLKITAAAVTSLLDRRYGMIDFRDGVALLQSRTPSNPQALSAWKAYQQEIGDRESEEQGQESVPIGN, encoded by the coding sequence ATGAAGACCTGGTTGCACAAGCATCCGCAGTTGAGTTGGGTAGTGGGAATTGCGGTTCTGTTCTGGCTGGTCTGCTGTGGGTTGGCATTACAGCGATATTTCAACTTCTACCCAACCTATGTTTCGTTTGACCAGGGCATCTTTAATCAGGTGTTCTGGAATAACCTGCATGGGCAATGGTTTGAGAGTTCTCTGTCTTCCACAGAATCGATCGCGGTGATGCAGGGAGATGTGCCTGATGTCAGCTATAGGCGGTTGGGGCAGCATTTTACTCCGGCGCTGCTGCTGTGGTTGCCCTTTTATGCGCTGTTTCCTTCTCCAGCAGGGCTGGCTGTCCTTCAGGTAACGCTGGTCACACTGGCAGGGTTCGTCTTATATGCCCTGGCAAGACACTATCACCCGCCTCAATTGTCTGCCTGGATTGCGATTAGCTATTATGCAGCAATCGCTGTTCTGAGTCCCACAGTGGCGAACTTTCATGATATTTGCCAGATTCCGCTCTATACCTTTGGGCTGTTCTGGGCATTTGAAAAGCGTCGCTGGTGGCTGCTCGTGGTCCTGGCTGTACTGATTCTCCTGGTGCGGGAGGACAGCGGCATTTTGCTGTTTGGGATTGGGGTTTACCTGCTGGCAAGCCGTCGATCGCTGCCAATTGGACTCATGCTCTGCCTGCTCAGCGTAGGGTATGTGGTTGCTGTCACAAACTGGGTGATGCCGCTATTCTCGCAAGACATCTCACAGCGGTTCATGATCGAGCAGTTTGGGCAATTTGTGGACAATCAGGAAGCCTCTACACTAGATGTGCTCTGGGCGATCGTGCGTAATCCGGGTCGGCTGTTTGTTGAACTCGTCACGCCTTTTAGCGAAACGATTCGCTACCTCCTGGGGCAGTGGGTGCCATTGGCGTTTATTCCAGTGATCTCGCCAAGTGCCTGGATTTTGGCAGGTTTTCCGATGGCGAAAACTTTGCTTCAGCAGGAACATATCACTGCCCTGTCGCTACATTTGCGCTACGCCATGAATCTGGTTCCAGGGTTGTTCTACGGCACGATTCTCTGGTGGGCAGACCATCCAAGCTGGTTTCAGCGCGATCGATTTCGGCAGTTTTGGGCAATTTGTATCGGCTTATCGCTGTTTTTTACGGTCACGGCAAACCCGAATCGTGTTCTATCCTTCGTCATTCCCGACTCTTTTCAACCCTGGGTCTATGTCTCACCGCAGCGTCAACAGGAACATAGCCAAGCCATTCGATCGCTCCTGGCACAAATCCCGCCGGACGCCAGCGTCACCGCAACAGATCACATTGTGGCGCACCTTTCTAGCCGTCGAGAAGTGCAGCGATTTCCTGGTATTCGGCTACGCAACGACGATCGAAAAGCGATTCGTGTCGATTATGCCATTGCCGATCTCTGGTATCTCCAACAGTATGAACCTGCCTTTGCGGACTACCGTGACAGTCTTAAAATCACCGCTGCTGCTGTTACAAGCTTGCTCGATCGCCGTTACGGCATGATTGACTTTCGGGATGGTGTTGCCCTCCTACAATCCAGAACACCTTCCAATCCCCAGGCGCTCTCTGCCTGGAAAGCTTATCAGCAGGAGATAGGCGATCGGGAATCGGAAGAACAGGGACAAGAGTCTGTACCGATAGGGAACTAA
- the holB gene encoding DNA polymerase III subunit delta' yields MLSSFLPLIGQTQAIELLSRAVQQDRIAPAYLFAGASGVGRSLTACCFAELLLSQSPLAPISANLRQRIQQRNHPDLLWVEPTYLHQGKRISAAEAAELGVKRRSPPEIRLEQIREIARFLSRPPLEAPRAVIVLEQADSMAEAAANGLLKTLEEPGKATLILIAPSPDALLPTLVSRCQRIPFQRLTSAEITQVLQQAGQSEILQHPQILTLAQGSPGEAIVHWQQLQSIPAELLNAVTYPPTSLRHALELARQVSQTLDTEAQLWLVDYLQQHYWQYHQTQILQRLEHARDQLLKYVQPRLVWEVAFMGMRG; encoded by the coding sequence ATGCTCTCCTCTTTCTTGCCGCTCATCGGACAAACTCAAGCGATCGAATTACTCAGCCGGGCAGTACAGCAAGACCGGATTGCCCCAGCTTATTTGTTTGCGGGTGCGTCGGGAGTTGGGCGAAGTTTAACGGCTTGCTGTTTTGCTGAACTGTTGTTGAGCCAAAGTCCGCTTGCGCCAATCTCGGCTAATTTGAGACAGCGGATTCAGCAGCGAAACCATCCAGACTTGCTGTGGGTAGAGCCAACCTATTTGCATCAGGGCAAGCGCATCTCGGCTGCCGAAGCTGCCGAACTCGGAGTCAAGCGTCGATCGCCCCCTGAAATTCGACTGGAGCAAATTAGAGAAATTGCCCGATTCCTCAGTCGTCCGCCTCTAGAAGCTCCGCGAGCAGTGATTGTGCTGGAGCAGGCAGATAGTATGGCAGAAGCGGCTGCCAACGGCTTGTTGAAAACGCTGGAAGAACCCGGAAAAGCAACCTTGATTCTGATTGCGCCCAGCCCAGACGCCCTCCTCCCAACCCTCGTCTCTCGCTGTCAACGCATTCCCTTTCAGCGGCTCACATCAGCAGAAATTACGCAAGTTTTACAGCAAGCCGGACAGAGTGAAATCCTCCAGCACCCCCAAATTCTGACACTTGCTCAAGGCAGTCCCGGTGAGGCGATCGTTCACTGGCAACAGCTTCAGTCCATTCCCGCTGAACTGCTCAACGCTGTGACTTACCCGCCCACCTCCCTCCGCCATGCCTTGGAACTCGCTCGCCAAGTTAGCCAAACGCTCGACACCGAAGCCCAACTCTGGCTCGTAGACTACCTCCAGCAACACTACTGGCAATACCATCAGACTCAAATTCTGCAACGCCTGGAGCATGCCCGCGATCAGCTTTTGAAGTATGTGCAGCCGAGGCTGGTTTGGGAGGTTGCATTCATGGGCATGAGGGGGTAG
- the tmk gene encoding dTMP kinase — translation MPGRLIVFEGVEGSGKTSQIRQLETWLCESKTLQRLHQQGTVSQVIATREPGGTALGQKLRHLLLHPDEEMMQDRTELLLYAADRAQHVAGFLKPQLAQGAVILCDRFTDSTIAYQGYGRNLDRALIDQLNQIATNGLQSDLTLWLDVDVEIGLSRAQRRGAIDRIEQATLTFHHRVQQGFIELAKAFPDRIVRIDASLSPPKVANQIQAVVEARLREWYGAED, via the coding sequence ATGCCAGGTCGATTAATTGTGTTCGAAGGAGTCGAAGGCTCAGGGAAGACAAGCCAAATTAGACAGCTAGAAACCTGGCTTTGTGAGAGCAAAACGCTTCAGCGGCTTCATCAGCAAGGAACTGTTTCACAAGTTATTGCAACTCGCGAACCCGGTGGCACTGCCTTGGGGCAGAAACTCCGTCATCTCCTGCTCCACCCAGATGAAGAGATGATGCAAGACCGAACAGAGCTACTGCTTTATGCTGCCGATCGAGCCCAACATGTTGCCGGATTCCTCAAACCCCAGCTTGCTCAAGGTGCAGTCATCCTCTGCGATCGGTTCACCGATTCCACCATTGCCTACCAGGGCTACGGACGAAACCTCGATCGCGCTTTAATCGATCAGCTCAATCAAATTGCCACAAACGGGCTGCAAAGCGACCTGACACTCTGGCTCGATGTTGATGTCGAAATTGGGCTTAGCCGCGCCCAGCGCCGAGGCGCAATCGATCGAATTGAGCAGGCTACCCTCACCTTCCACCATCGGGTACAGCAAGGCTTCATCGAACTCGCAAAAGCCTTTCCCGATCGCATTGTCCGGATTGATGCCAGCCTCTCTCCCCCAAAAGTCGCCAACCAAATTCAAGCAGTGGTAGAAGCAAGATTGAGAGAATGGTATGGGGCAGAAGATTAG
- a CDS encoding YihY/virulence factor BrkB family protein, translating into MRTIKQTIQATAVQRLPGLASEMAYNAMLALFPAILAVLTAIGLFLPLKLTFQTLASQVSEVVPEEALGLVEGFASAISGTRNPGLFSFSFIFAIWASSGALTAAMNALDQIHQIPREQARPFWRARLVALWLTIGSLLLLLLAVALFFLSDVVVRNIADKSGIFETNLLHLWQWLTLPLVLVIMSTLFAFIYRFGPSRWTRGQPIMPGAVLAAVFWAVLSGGFRIYLRHFGSYNQIYGVVGGVIILLLWLYMSSLVLLIGEQLNVSVGKSMKQSAAKKQSRSNDPKF; encoded by the coding sequence TTGAGGACTATCAAGCAAACCATCCAGGCGACTGCTGTACAACGTTTGCCAGGTTTAGCCTCAGAGATGGCATACAACGCGATGCTAGCCCTGTTTCCGGCAATTTTGGCGGTGCTAACGGCGATCGGGCTGTTTCTGCCGTTGAAGCTCACCTTTCAGACGCTTGCCAGCCAGGTGAGTGAAGTTGTCCCTGAAGAAGCTCTTGGTTTAGTTGAAGGCTTTGCCAGTGCGATTAGCGGCACGCGCAACCCTGGGCTATTTTCCTTCAGCTTTATCTTTGCCATCTGGGCATCCTCTGGTGCATTGACTGCCGCCATGAATGCCCTGGATCAAATTCATCAAATTCCGCGAGAACAGGCACGCCCCTTCTGGAGAGCCAGATTAGTTGCCTTATGGCTGACGATCGGCTCGCTGCTGCTCCTACTTTTGGCAGTGGCTCTCTTTTTTCTAAGCGATGTCGTAGTGCGAAACATCGCCGACAAGAGTGGCATTTTTGAGACAAACCTGCTGCACCTGTGGCAGTGGCTCACTCTGCCGCTGGTTTTAGTCATTATGTCAACGCTGTTTGCCTTCATCTATCGCTTTGGTCCGAGTCGCTGGACAAGAGGACAGCCAATTATGCCAGGTGCAGTGCTCGCTGCTGTTTTCTGGGCAGTTCTCTCAGGTGGGTTTCGGATCTATCTTCGGCATTTTGGCTCCTACAACCAAATCTATGGAGTCGTGGGTGGCGTCATCATTCTGCTGCTGTGGCTCTATATGAGTTCACTGGTGCTGCTGATTGGGGAACAACTCAACGTTTCAGTTGGAAAATCAATGAAGCAATCGGCTGCCAAAAAGCAATCTCGCTCAAATGACCCCAAATTTTAG
- a CDS encoding AMIN domain-containing protein yields MQKALFMRQIRFAVALAASPIGLIGSSILLATTPIAPLAAQSASLSRWQYDPTTQQLEVIVPAGTTPRYFLAAEPARIVLDLPGTEVGAVQQEQAYSGAVQQIRVAQFQPGLARIVMQLAPETELAPQQAELKRVGTATVNGQTGDRWVLRPLMATATPTASTAPTPDPTPLVSTANSADTANSDDPAAAGLPPLEPGATAIPVEMPPADPVANPVAETAASPDATSAPLPQATASVPDMPAAPAATPPTPSPEPATNSATNSATNQENPAIDPPVAEATPAAPTAQPSPSPQDPTPAPLPQATASVPDMPAPAATSPRPNPEPATNSATNQENLAIDPPVAEATPTAPIAQPSPSSQDLRQDLAMVLPPAEDQPDAAATVTVPELPDAAAPIAAPSTAAPNPAPALPPATATAAPSTERVTVPDLSTSTAATPSGTTSIAPIPSQAAAVQSIEFGQPLPTTPDATVAVRPTSPGVLLPLGTVLSLRYPGSTELKLSSNYPYQDVLVVDQAVRDQAGQVVIPAGSSVIGRFETGSQGSEFIAQAIEIQGQTVLLNAKSDRLSGDRQVSRNHLLQNSALGAIAGTLLGAFTGVGLIAGIAAGAATSAATTYITSPQPAVIQPDQIVEVRLLEDLHQPNLRTGIGG; encoded by the coding sequence ATGCAGAAAGCCCTCTTCATGCGGCAGATTCGTTTTGCTGTCGCGTTAGCAGCCTCTCCGATCGGGCTAATTGGCTCAAGCATACTCCTTGCCACAACGCCGATCGCCCCCCTTGCTGCCCAGTCTGCTAGCCTTTCACGCTGGCAATATGATCCTACAACTCAACAGCTAGAGGTCATTGTGCCTGCCGGGACAACACCCCGCTATTTTCTGGCAGCAGAACCCGCCCGGATCGTCTTAGATCTGCCAGGAACTGAAGTCGGAGCGGTGCAGCAGGAGCAGGCTTATTCTGGTGCAGTCCAGCAAATTCGCGTGGCTCAGTTTCAACCAGGATTAGCCCGAATTGTGATGCAGCTTGCGCCCGAAACCGAACTGGCTCCGCAGCAGGCAGAACTGAAACGAGTTGGCACTGCCACAGTGAATGGACAAACGGGCGATCGGTGGGTGCTGCGTCCACTTATGGCAACTGCCACGCCCACTGCTTCAACTGCTCCAACCCCTGATCCAACTCCGTTAGTCTCTACGGCTAATTCGGCTGATACTGCGAATTCTGACGATCCCGCTGCCGCTGGCTTACCCCCTCTGGAACCTGGAGCAACAGCAATTCCGGTTGAAATGCCTCCTGCTGACCCTGTTGCTAACCCTGTTGCTGAAACTGCTGCCAGCCCTGACGCAACATCAGCCCCGCTGCCCCAAGCCACTGCTTCAGTCCCAGATATGCCTGCTGCTCCTGCGGCAACACCACCCACACCCAGCCCTGAGCCAGCAACAAACTCGGCAACAAACTCAGCAACAAATCAAGAAAATCCGGCGATCGATCCTCCTGTTGCTGAAGCCACACCCGCCGCACCAACTGCCCAGCCCTCTCCGTCGCCCCAAGACCCAACACCCGCCCCGCTGCCCCAAGCCACTGCTTCAGTTCCAGACATGCCTGCTCCTGCGGCAACATCACCCAGACCCAACCCTGAGCCAGCAACAAACTCGGCAACAAACCAAGAAAATCTGGCGATCGATCCTCCTGTTGCTGAAGCCACACCCACCGCACCGATTGCCCAGCCTTCTCCGTCGTCCCAAGACTTGAGACAAGACCTGGCAATGGTCTTACCACCTGCTGAGGATCAACCTGATGCCGCTGCTACAGTCACTGTGCCAGAGTTGCCCGATGCGGCTGCGCCAATAGCGGCTCCCTCCACCGCTGCTCCAAATCCAGCACCTGCCTTACCGCCTGCGACCGCAACTGCTGCACCTTCAACCGAGCGGGTAACGGTACCAGACTTGTCAACTTCGACTGCGGCAACCCCATCTGGCACCACTTCGATCGCCCCGATTCCCAGTCAAGCAGCTGCCGTCCAATCGATTGAGTTTGGGCAACCCTTACCTACGACCCCTGATGCAACCGTAGCAGTTCGTCCGACTTCACCAGGAGTACTGCTGCCTTTAGGAACGGTGCTCAGCCTTCGTTATCCAGGCAGCACAGAACTGAAGCTGTCCAGCAATTACCCCTATCAGGATGTACTTGTTGTTGATCAAGCAGTGCGAGATCAAGCGGGGCAAGTGGTCATCCCGGCAGGCAGTTCTGTGATTGGGCGCTTTGAAACGGGCAGCCAAGGCAGCGAATTTATCGCTCAGGCGATCGAAATTCAGGGTCAAACTGTTCTGCTGAATGCAAAATCTGATCGACTATCTGGCGATCGGCAAGTTTCCCGCAACCATCTGCTGCAAAATTCAGCTTTGGGTGCCATTGCTGGAACGCTCCTAGGAGCCTTTACTGGCGTAGGGTTGATTGCCGGAATCGCTGCCGGAGCCGCTACCAGTGCTGCAACCACCTACATCACTTCTCCCCAGCCTGCTGTCATCCAGCCTGACCAGATTGTAGAAGTGCGGCTATTGGAAGACCTACATCAACCCAATTTGAGGACTGGAATCGGCGGATAA
- a CDS encoding glutathione S-transferase family protein, protein MSLTLIIGNKNYSSWSLRAWLMLKQARVAFEEIRVPLDTPETADRLRSYSPSAKVPVLKAGTLTIWESIAIGEYIAEQVPEAQLLPQDAAVRAIVRSVSAEMHAGFAALRQKMPMDCRSRYPGRGMTLAVQRDIDRITTLWRGCRQQYGSSGDFLFGHFTLADAMYAPVVSRFVTYGVALEPMAQAYADTIWRLPTMQEWVSAAAIEPETLSETLLFGG, encoded by the coding sequence ATGTCACTAACACTCATTATTGGCAACAAAAACTATTCATCCTGGTCGCTGCGGGCTTGGTTAATGCTGAAACAGGCAAGAGTCGCGTTTGAGGAAATCCGAGTTCCGCTCGACACTCCCGAAACTGCCGATCGCCTCCGCTCCTATTCTCCTTCTGCTAAAGTGCCCGTACTAAAAGCAGGAACCTTAACGATTTGGGAATCGATCGCCATTGGTGAATATATTGCTGAACAAGTTCCCGAAGCGCAGCTTCTCCCTCAAGATGCGGCAGTTCGAGCCATTGTGCGATCGGTCAGTGCAGAAATGCACGCTGGATTTGCAGCACTGCGGCAAAAGATGCCAATGGACTGTCGCTCTCGCTATCCGGGACGAGGAATGACCTTGGCAGTCCAACGAGATATTGACCGGATCACCACCCTTTGGCGCGGCTGTCGGCAGCAGTATGGCAGCAGTGGTGATTTTCTGTTTGGGCACTTTACCCTTGCTGATGCCATGTATGCCCCGGTTGTCTCTCGCTTTGTCACTTATGGTGTGGCACTAGAACCGATGGCTCAAGCCTATGCCGACACCATCTGGCGACTTCCAACAATGCAGGAATGGGTCAGTGCAGCCGCGATCGAGCCAGAAACATTGTCAGAAACATTGCTGTTTGGGGGTTAG